The Desulfurellaceae bacterium genome includes a window with the following:
- a CDS encoding ABC transporter ATP-binding protein yields MTDTALLAASGLYAGYGRRTVLHDVSLSIRAGEIVSLLGPNGSGKSTLLKALIGLIPSQQGDIALWGKALRSLSSRDIARRLAFAAQGAQAPVGFTVEELVAQGRFPHRDTFFLMRPGRHRQAVERALARTGLAPLRHRPVTQLSGGERQRVWLAMAIAQEPQVLLLDEPMTYLDITHQLDILELVGQLNRDRGVTVFMALHDLNLAARFSQRVIVLSEGSIAAHGPPQQVLTPELCAEVFGVSMSFARVPGISAPILYPLHTTSQRR; encoded by the coding sequence ATGACCGATACGGCGCTGCTGGCGGCCAGTGGGCTGTACGCCGGCTATGGCCGGCGAACGGTCCTGCACGACGTGTCGCTGTCCATCCGGGCCGGAGAGATCGTGTCCCTGCTGGGCCCGAACGGCTCGGGCAAATCAACCCTGCTCAAGGCGCTCATCGGCCTGATCCCCAGCCAGCAGGGCGACATCGCGCTGTGGGGCAAGGCGCTACGCAGCCTGTCTTCCCGGGACATCGCCCGCAGGCTCGCCTTTGCGGCCCAGGGCGCCCAGGCTCCGGTCGGCTTCACGGTCGAGGAACTGGTGGCGCAGGGGCGGTTTCCACACCGGGACACGTTTTTTCTAATGCGCCCCGGCCGTCACCGCCAGGCCGTGGAACGCGCCCTGGCCCGCACCGGCCTGGCTCCGCTCCGCCACCGGCCGGTGACCCAGCTGTCGGGCGGCGAGCGTCAGCGGGTGTGGCTGGCCATGGCCATCGCCCAAGAGCCCCAGGTCTTGCTGCTCGACGAACCCATGACCTATTTGGACATCACCCATCAGCTGGATATCCTGGAGTTGGTCGGCCAACTCAACCGCGACAGGGGCGTGACCGTCTTCATGGCCCTGCACGATCTGAACCTTGCCGCCCGCTTCAGTCAGCGTGTGATCGTCCTGTCCGAGGGGAGCATCGCCGCCCACGGTCCTCCCCAGCAGGTCTTGACCCCGGAACTGTGCGCCGAGGTGTTCGGCGTCAGCATGAGCTTTGCCCGTGTGCCGGGCATCAGCGCTCCGATCCTGTATCCCTTACACACCACATCCCAGAGGAGGTAA
- a CDS encoding antibiotic biosynthesis monooxygenase, producing the protein MSMVVVTNRIPVAKGHEADFEERFRSRAGLIDTEPGFIRNEILRPIKGDYYLVKTYWRSQADFERWTKSDSFRQAHSRRPPADMFAGSNVLEIHKVIQESGVSLSPENP; encoded by the coding sequence ATGAGCATGGTTGTTGTGACGAATCGCATCCCGGTGGCCAAGGGTCATGAAGCCGACTTTGAGGAACGTTTTCGCAGCCGGGCCGGCCTGATTGATACGGAACCCGGCTTTATCCGCAACGAAATCCTGCGGCCCATCAAGGGCGACTACTATCTGGTCAAAACCTACTGGCGCAGTCAGGCCGACTTTGAACGCTGGACCAAAAGCGACTCCTTTCGCCAGGCCCACTCCAGGCGCCCGCCGGCCGACATGTTTGCCGGCAGTAACGTCTTGGAAATCCACAAAGTTATCCAGGAGAGCGGCGTGTCCCTCAGCCCAGAGAATCCCTAG